The nucleotide window AGAGATGCTAAAAATCCTACAATGTGTAGGACAGCCCCCAAATAATTATCTGGCcacaaatgtcaatagtgctgggGTTAAGAAACCTTGGGCTGGATCTATTATTTCATTAGGGATTGCAAATGAGGATATACTAATTCTATCATTCTTCCTGCATTTGCTATTTGGAATTGTTGCATAAAGAACATCTTTATCTATTTGGTTACCCTGGAATACAGTTCATACTGGAAAGGTGAGataaattcttgatttttctcttgatttattaattttttgcaaTAATGATTTGGTGCCCTAGCATCACCCAGAGGTGACCAATGTTTTTTAATCTCATTATGAACtcatgtattttatacatttgatGGTTGATTAATTGCAGATACTTTTGTATTGAAAGTCTAATTGTCCTAGTATAGGCAAGTGAGAATTCCTCTTCATCTTGgcttctgtgttttttgttttgtttttgagacaaactctgtcgccccagctagagtgaagtggcatcagcatagctgactgcaacctcaaactcctgggctccagtgatcctcctgactcagcctcctgagtagctgggactacaggtgtgcgccacaatgcccagctaatttttctattttttgtagagacgaagtctcactcttgctcaggctggtctcaaactcctgggctcaagccatcctccttctttggcttcccaaaatgctaggattagaggaaagagccactgcacctggcctcctgTGTTCTTTTGACATGACTCAATTAGTCTTTGCCATCTCTTTTGCTTTCTGGCAAAACAAGATGTCCCAggttcattttgtatttttcctgttACAGACCTGGAAACAATTATTTCTCCAAGGAGGACTGGAATCTTTTGGTAGGAAATGATACTTAGAGACCATTCTGCTATGTCTTTTTAGTGGACAGAACtaggaaatatgtattttttagaaagaaaaaaaaataaattgtaagttCATATGAGTGTTTGTATTCCAAAAGTAAGACtatagagttttttcttttcaaattttgtaaTTGTAGGATTTTACTCTTATGTTAAATATCTTGATTCCTGACAACATTATCATAATTACTTATTTGCTTTATCCTACAACTAACAGTTTCAAAATAACAATACCAATGATACTACTAGTAAAAGACTACTGAATACAGTTGAAGACTTCTTTGTAGTTCCTTTTTTCCTTAGGATATATCCCATTAGGAATGTATAGTCAAAACACCATTTTTAAGTcacttgaaataattattttctttgtgtggtGATACCACCAATTTGCTACATAATTAGGGTCATTTGATTCAGTTTGCTTTTAgggtttttccccctttttaagtGACAGGATTCCAAAGCCAAAGCTTTAAAACAAGGTACATTTAGAAAAGGTACATTTCCTTGCCTGTTCCCTCCACTctatttcctccttccctcatAAGTGACCATTTAAATGAATTTACAGTCCATTGtaccatttttgaaaatgtaagtaAATGTTTCTGTAAATATCTGCATATCCCCAAACTTTTTTACACAAAAGGTAGCATACTGTATACAATGTTCTATACTTTGTTTTTTCCACTTAACATATTCCAGAGATTACTCCTAATCATTATATAGAAATCCATCTCATTCCatagtatttaattttatgacTCCACTATAATGTATTCAATTGGTTCCTTAGTGGTGGacatttttttcaagtcttttgtTATTATACATACTACTACAATGAATGGCCTTGTGCATATGTTATTTTGTACTTTTGCTAGTGTATCTTTGGGTAacattcctagaagtgggattactgaGTCAAATAGTgaatacatatgtaattttgctAGATATTTGTTTGTATTCctttttggagttttaaaaagattaagattttgaaaaagaataaaaagtgtgATTAAGATTTTTATCTGCCAGTTTAGGTGCACCCTTCAAACTTGAAAGAAGCATTTAGAACAAGCGTAAGAAGTGAGATTCCACACTTTGGTGAGTAAAACTGCAGAATGTGTTCTTCATTGTGCTTCTGTTTAAGGTCAGGCCCAGGGCCACGCTACATACCACAGGGCCAACCTCTAGCACTAGACACAGATTTTGAGATTCCAGGATTTTCCTAAAGGGCAGGGGTAAGATAAGCGGTTGGCTAGATATTGTATCAGCATGCAGGAGGCTGATCAGAGTCCACGCAATGCAGATAGGTAGAGAATCAAAAGCGCAAGTCAAATGGTGCATAAGTCTGAAGGAGTACAGTCAGAGTTGCTGAAGACCAGAGGATGCTAAGAAATAGACTAGCTGGAAGCAATATGTGGTGAAAACTGGGGAAATGGCTGGTTAGGAGATGATGCAGTGTAATCTACATCTTTGTTGTTTCCCATCACAACCATGACTTTGCTCTTTAAACGTATCCTTTCAGCTAGAGAAGTACCTGGGCCATTGAAATCACATCACGTGGGTGCAGGCTACCTGGGGCTAGATGTGTACTTGAAGGAAACCTTGGGCTCCTCCATTCTCTACCCCTTCCACATACTATTGGGCCCACTGCTTCTCTTTGTAGGGCTAGAAGCTCCTGGAAGCCTATGGTGGTTCCTGTTGACCTATTCCTCAGGTTCCTGATTGATAGTATGGCTATGGGAGTGCAGGGTGCAAGGACTGGCCCTGCTGTAGTGGTCGCAGGGGCTGCTGAGCTGACTCCCTTAGTTATGATGAATGGGCCAGCAGGCTGGCTACCTCAGCTTAGTGTAGTTGGGCATGGTCCAAATAGGATGGGAAGAGCCTACCTGATCAGACCTAGGGGCCCTGGTGCTGAGTAGCCttgccattttctctttctttaaccCAGTGAAGACTTGGAGACCACTAGTGAGGCATCAGGGGCCTGGATAAAGTAGGTATCAGACATCTCATTGTTGAAATTAGGTATATTCTCAATGGGAAGAGGTATAGAAGTGAGAAGTAAGTGTAACCAACTTCAAGGTACTTAAtgtttttgtgcctcagtttcctcatctgtatagtGAGAATAATAGTAGTACCTACCTCATCAGGCTGTTATGAGGTTTAAACAACTTAGTAAATTACTTATAAAACAGTATCTGAAATAAgcaattaataaatgttagttactattattactatttggTTATAATCATTGTACGTAAACCATAAATAATACTGTGTCATTCCCTTGCTTAAAACTGCTCAAATTATTCTCATTACAGTTGAGACAATATTCTAATTCTATATGATGGTCTACAAAGCTCCAGGTGATCTGACCCCTGCCTGTACCTCTATCCTCATCCTCACCTTATACCACTCTCTCTTTCTTGGTCACCAAACTCAAGCTATTCTGgccttattttcatttattgaaatcATCAAGCCCCCCTTTTTGTTGTTTCAGGCCCTTTGTACTTGCTCTACACTtttgtaatcaggaaaaaaagaactttttgaaaaataagacacTAAAAATCAGAATCCAtaaagaaaagtttgagaaacttgTCTACATAGTAATCTTAAACATcatatggcaaaaaataaaatagtcaatGATAAAtgggaaatacacacacacacacacacacacacacacacacacacacgaatctGACAGACAATGGGCTAATAGCTTAGTAGTTAAGAGTCCATAGATTCCAATTTGAATCTGGTTTGAATCCCAGGCCCATGACTTACTACTGTGTGACCTTCGGTGTCACTCaatatctctgtgcctcagtttcttcacttgtaaaatggggatgataacagcACCTACTTCTTAAAATTGTAGTAAGGGTTAAACAATTTAGTCAAACACCTCTGGGCATGCTTCAAGTGCCATATAAGTGTTATTTATTATGGTGATTAATAAGAAGCCacaagaaaaataggcaaaggatatgTATGAATAGGCAGTTCACAAAAAAGtaacacaaaatgaccaataaacGTGAAAATATGGTTGATTTCATgtatgatgaaaaacattaattcgTTCAGTTTACAgacatttaaatatgttttaaatgccAAAGAGGTATTGGGAATAGAATAGTGATCATATTACTTTCATGGAGTTAAcattaattacatatatatgtatgtaaaatatttaatatatcgTGTGGTGATGATTTAACACATCATGTGGTAATggtgtgaagaaaaatgaagcagggatGGAGTGTTATTTTATATAGGAGTCAAGGAAAGACTCAGATAAGGTGAATTTAAGCAGAAATCTGAAGCAAGTGAGGGAGAAGCCATGAGGATTTCTAAGGAAAGAGCtttccaagcagaagaaacaataaGGACATAGGCCTGGAAGCACGAGTCAGCTTAACTTATTCAAGGAACAGCAGTAAGTCTAGTTTGTTTCAGGCAAGGCCAAGTTGATAAAAATGAGGTCTAAGAGACCAAGGCCACATTCTGTAGGGCCTTAAAGGCCAGGATAAGGACTTGAGACTTCACTGGAAGTGAAATAGAAAGCCTGCTATCACTTAGGAATTGTATTCAGCTATACATAATTGGGATCTAAATAACAAAGACTTGAATAGGAGGACATTTGGAGCATTACACTGATTTTTAAGACACTACTGCCTGTGAGAAATGCCAGTATTTTATGtactacagagaaagaaaaaaaatgctgccaTATATAATCATAAACTGTCATTCAGGGATTCCAGGGATGTTGAAACATGAAGAGATGTACTTCTTAGAGTTggtaaaatacaatttattttctcatgtaagAATAGGTCCAGAGGTGCTCAGCTTTTTGGTCTTTCCATCATGATTGGTTGCAAGAGAACTACTCAGCTATAGTCAATAAATCCTCATTTctggaaggaagagaaatcagGAAGGGGGAAAATGCCTTTTAGTCTTCCATATTAATTTAaggatcaatttttaaaagtgtacccCAAAAAAACTCACTGGAAATTTTATTGGCATTGCATTGGATGTGTAGATCAACTTGGAGAGAACTTCTGTATATTacagtctgttttatttttcgtAAAATGAATATACAATTGGCCCTTCATACCCATGGGTTCTGTGTCCATGaaattcaaccaaccacagatcaaaaatattccgggaaaaaaaaaaaaaaacaacagatggtTGCAtctatactgaacatgtacagacttttttccttattattccctaaacaatacagtataataactgtttacatagcatctacattgtattaggtattgtaagtaatctagagatgatttaaagtacacaagaagatgtacataggttatatacaaatactactccattttatataaggaactcgAGCATCCTCGGATTTTTGTATCTGCAGGAGTCCTGGAAAAAAATCCCCCATGCATACCAAGGGAGGACTGCATGTATAAAACATGTTTGTATTTGCATagaaaatttctcaaagaataaaCGAGAAACTGTTAACAAGTAGTTATTTCAGGGGAATAAAACTGGGTGTGATTGGTAGGGGAGGGAAGGACTTTAACTTTTCATGTCATGCCCtcctatacttttttaaaaaaaccccacaaatattgtatatattacttttataataataaatatgagcCAGCAACTTTCAAAGTGGAACGTGTATTACCCTGAGGTACAGGAGTTTTAAGGGAATCAATTTCTACATCCTTAATTTTCATATGTAGTCTTTTAAAATTGATCTTCCAGAGAACACACTTGTGGTGGAGGAATCAAGCTGGTTTTCCTTTTCCATCTCCCCTTTCACAATGATCTTTTCTGCACTTTATGAGAGAAAAGCCTATTGTTTACCCATCCTGAATCTCACCTGGGTGCACTACCCTGCAATGATGTAAAATCCTCAGAGCACCAAAGAGACAATTCCAAACACTGCTGACAATGGTGAACTAAAAAATGAATGGAGATCAAATCCTTTTGCAACTCAGATGGTTTCCGATCCTTTGCTTCCAATATAAGTGAAGGAAATCCTAATTGAGTTGTCAGCTGataaatcatgagaaataattttgaagataaaTCATTGTGTAATTTTCCCCCATATATCTCTAAAGGAATTCAAAGACTTAAGTGATGTTGCCAAAACAAAATGTCTGTTcccatttacttttttatataaatgaggTTTCTGTGGCTAACAtttaaccaaacaaaaaataagaagagaattGATGCTCAATCCTGTCTCATTCtagcaaaagcaatatttatCCATGGATatactcattgatttttttcaataaaagccctatctccaataaatgtagttttatgtttaataattaccTGTTcaaatttgtaatatatttacaATGTTTTGGTCTATTGTATTCTATTACTAATTGTCATGACAACTCAAGCAGgaacaaatttttaaacaacACTTAGAGCCTTATGATCATAGGAACATTTAGAGAGCATTTAAATagcaaaatacatacatatttttgccACAGATATGATAGGATAATCAATAAAATCATTTCAAgtgcaaaaatatataattattgggACAAAATTCTGTTGGAAGACTAGAATGGAATTAACccagggagaaaagggaaaatgtacAATTTCCAACTATCAAAGAAGAGAtaggttaaacattttttaaacagatgaTGGTAGCTCTTAAATCACTAAGGTATTTAGGTTTCACCGGATTCATGTGAAATAGTGACGTAACAGTTTTATTTGTGAATATTAACACTTGTCAGAAATTACATTTGCAGCCAATTGACATTTATGATGCAAAATTTTAGATATCATCCTAAAAAATGTGTGAAGGAACAcaatgttttttcaaatatttttagagagcatttttatataaaccaatagttttatataaacatacaaaaaatatatgaggaaTCGTCATTTACTCTTTTGCCACCTTGTGGTCAGATTTGTATTTAGCACCTAGGCGAATCAACTGTGAGGGACGAGGAGCTGTCTCTCCTAGGGTCAGCCCCTTTTGCCAGCGTTCTGCCAGGCTTTTGTGACATTTGCTCAGGACTGAATCCAGACCCACACAAGCACTAAGCATCTAAAGATCATGGTGACCCTCTCCACATGTGATTCAAAGCAAAAGCAATATGCAGTTAAGAAATGAATGCAAAGAGTACCACAAAGTTCTGATTTTTCCCATGAgaaccactttaaaaaaatcaaatgtcaaactgtttctggtatttttaaaatttgttttggttttggtgcCTCTTCTCTGATAGTGACCTAGACATTTCCTTAGTATGCCTTTTGGGGAAGCCAGTCCTGATTCTGGCCCTGGGGTAAGTTTAGTTGAGTGCTGTGTCCACAGATCCTAGTACAACACCTGGGTCTGGGTCAGTGCCgaaaaaacatttgttgagccaGTTGGGGCAGAGCCCTCTACTTCCTGGAAAGAGTCCAGGTGGACCTGTGGGCTTCTGCAGAAAGTTGACCAGTAAGGCAACCAAGTTACCATGGCTAGTCTCCAGTGGTGGAAAGTCCCAGGTCTGCAGAGATCTTTAGATCACTTTGTTGGCTGTTACTCTGTGGAGGTGGGATGAGAGTACCcttttcccccctcctccccctctcccccaggcTCTATGACTTCTGTCCttttcagcagcagcagcagacttCCTTCAGTGGGTATGCTACTTGCAGTTCCTTTGGTTGCAGGCCACAAAGGGCAGGCATTTATTGGAAGGACGCTGGGGTGCTTCAAGGAACTGAAGCAAGAGCTGAGTCAGGAAAAGCAGGCACCAGGGCAACCCTCAGCTTTATGGGAAGCAGGCTGCCTCCTTAAAGGCTCCTGATTCCTGATGACCAAATCATGCTGCTAACCCTGAGAGGCCTGTCCTGCCCCTTCTCTGGAAGAAGGGGCCAGGTGGAGGGGGATGGCCAGTGCTGACCAAGGAGAACTTTGCTAGGGTATAGTCAGGCAGTGTGCACTAGACCACGGCCAGCCACCACCAGGACTTGGACCAGGTTCTTCCTAGAAGACTCTCCCTTTGGACCCATGTCCtgacacctgccctgggctgcacTCACTGGGACCAGCAGCTGCAGCCTGACACCCCCAGCCATGCTCAAGACCTGAGCCACTTGCTCTGGGCTCACTCCTCATGGGCCCCATGGTGCTGCTGCCCAGTGCCAGCAGCCCCTTGGCACAGGGGTCTCAGAGGCCCCTCGGACCCACACCTGACCTCTTGTCTCCACTGGCAGCTCCACAGACTTCCCTTCCACTCCCTCCTGCTGATGACCCGGGACTCTGCTAGAGCTTAAGGGTCTCAGGACTATGCCCTGTGGTTTACACCCCTATCCCAGCTATAGGGGAGGTGCCAGTTGTAGGGATGGCCTTGGAGAGAAGAGCTGGATTCTGCCCCTGGGGCTTCTCAGTGTTTGCTGGGCCAGAAGGCAGCTGCCAAAGCCTCAACCCACCCACGGCCTTGGGAGCCCGAGGAGGTGGCGAGGAGAGGGCCGGACTCTGCAGAGCACCGATAAGATGGGGAAGGGATGTGCCTCTTCAGGCCAAGTGGCCTTGGGAGCCCTGCCCCTCTGGATCTGGGGTCCAGGCCTGCCCCAACATTGGAGCTGGAGCTTCATCCTTTTTGGGAAGGGCAGGAcctgggtgggaggggagactGGGACGGGGCTGGGGGCAGGCTTAGCCGCCAAAAGGATGGCTTGTCAGGGCTTCTGCCTGCCCTCCTCAGGACCCCCAGCTGAGGGGACATTTCACAGCCTCAGAAACATTCCTGGACTTGGCATCCGCTGGGCCCCCAGCCCCGCAGTGCTGGGGGAAGCCTGCATGGACGAAGGGAAGGacgaggagaagggaggagacgATGAAGGGGGTCAGAGCAGCGATTGGAGCTGACAGCTGGAAGCGCCTTAAAGAGACTGCGCGGTCCCCGCCCCCCTTCCCGCCAGCCTCAATGAATTAGAGCTGTGTTTCCCAAACTTGCCTGATCATAAGAAGCCTCTCCGGCCCTAGTTAAAGATGCAGGTTCCGGAGTACCTCCCTgcgagattctgattcagtaggcctgCGGGTGGAGCCGAGGAATCTGTAATTTTAACGCGCTTCCCACGTGATTCTCGTGAACAAGCAAGTTTGGGAAATATTGAATTAAAGGAAACGAGGCCTGGCTGCAGAAGCGGCCTCCACTAGGGGGCTTCGGCGGGAGGATTCCCGGGGGCGTCGCCTGCTTCCGCCGCCGCCTCCTTCAGTGAAAGTCCCATTTGGGTCCAGCTGCCACAGCCACCGCGCTCCGTCAGGCCGGGCGGGGGACACTCCAGGTCTGCGTGGCCCCCGCGCCGCCACGCCCAGTGGCCGCCCGAGCCCTGCGAGCAGGGGGAGGAGCCGCCGCCAGTGGAGGCGGAGGAGGTAGAGGAGGCGGAGACGGCGGAGACGGCGGAGAAGGCGGAGAGGAAGGTGGAGGCGGAGGCGAAGGtggaggggaaggcagaggcGGCGGGGAAGGTGGACGCCACCGAGAAGGTGGAGACAGCGGGGAAGGTGGACGCCGCCGGGAAGGTGGAGACGGCCGAGGGTCCGGGCCGCCGGGCTGAGCTCAAGCTGGAGCCCGAACCCGAGCCGGTACGGGAGgcggagcaggagcaggagccgaAGGGGGAGCCGAAGCCGGAGCTGGAGGATGAGAACCCAGCGCGGAGCGGCGGTGGCGGCAGCAGCGACGAggttcctccccccacccttccctCCGACCCACCGCGGCCCCCCGATCCCTCTCCGCGTCGCAGTCGTGCCCCGCGCCGCCgaccccggccccggccccagaCCCGGCTCCGTACCCCGCCGCAGCCTAGGCCacggcccccgccccggccccggccccggcgcGGCCCTGGGGGCGGATGCCTGGATGTGGATTTTGCTGTGGGGCCACCAGGTTGCTCCCACGTGAACAGCTTTAAGGTGGGAGAGAACTGGAGGCAGGAACTGCGGGTCATCTACCAGTGCTTCGTGTGGTGTGGAACCCCAGAGAccaggaaaagcaaagcaaagtcgTGCATCTGCCATGTGTGTGGCACCCATTTGAACAGACTCCACTCTTGCCTTTCCTGTGTCTTCTTTGGCTGCTTCACAGAAAAACACATTCATGAGCACGCTGAGACAAAACAACACAACTTAGCCGTAGACCTTTATTATGGAGGTATATACTGCTTTATGTGTAAGGACTATGTATATGACAAAGACATTGAGCAAATTGCCAAAGAAGAGCAAGGAGAAGCTTTGAAATTACAAGCCTCCACCTCAACAGAGCTTTCTCACCAGCAGTGTTCAGTGCCAGGCATTGGTGAGAAATACCCAACCTGGGAAACAACCAAACCAGAATTGGAACTGCTGGGGCACAACCCACGGAGAAGGAGAATCACCTCCAGCTTCACCATCGGTTTAAGAGGACTAATCAATCTCGGCAACACGTGCTTTATGAACTGCATTGTCCAGGCTCTTACCCACACTCCGATACTGAGAGATTTCTTCCTCTCTGACAGGCACCGATGTGAAATGCCGAGTCCTGAGTTGTGTCTGGTCTGTGAGATGTCTTCACTCTTTCGGGAGTTGTATTCTGGAAACCCATCTCCTCATGTTCCCTATAAGTTACTGCACCTGGTGTGGATACATGCTCGCCATTTAGCAGGGTACAGGCAACAGGATGCCCACGAGTTCCTCATCGCAGCGTTAGATGTCCTGCACAGGCACTGCAAAGGTGATGATGTCGGGAAGGCGGCTAACAATCCCAACCACTGTAACTGCATCATAGACCAAATCTTCACGGGTGGCCTGCAGTCTGATGTCACCTGTCAAGCCTGCCATGGCGTTTCCACTACCATAGACCCATGCTGGGACATTAGTTTGGACTTGCCTGGCTCTTGCACCTCCTTCTGGCCCATGAGCCCAGGGAGGGAGAGCAGTGTGAATGGGGAAAGCCACATACCAGGAATCACCACCCTCACGGACTGCTTACGAAGGTTTACAAGGCCAGAGCACTTAGGAAGCAGTGCCAAAATCAAATGTGGTAGTTGCCAAAGCTACCAGGAATCTACCAAACAGCTCACAATGAATAAATTACCTGTCGTTGCCTGTTTTCATTTCAAACGGTTTGAACACTCAGCCAAACAGAGGCGCAAGATCACTACATACATTTCCTTTCCTCTGGAGCTGGATATGACACCGTTTATGGCCTCaagtaaagaaagcagaatgaATGGACAGTTGCAGCTGCCAACCAATAGTGGAAACAACGAGAATAAGTATTCCTTGTTTGCCGTGGTTAATCACCAAGGAACCTTGGAGAGTGGCCACTATACCAGCTTCATCCGGCACCACAAGGACCAGTGGTTCAAGTGTGATGATGCCGTCATCACCAAGGCCAGTATTAAGGATGTACTGGACAGTGAAGGGTATTTACTGTTCTATCACAAACAGGTCCTGGAACATGAAtcagaaaaagtgaaagaaatgaaTACGCAAGCCTACTGAAGTGACACACAGACCTACCTGAAATGGAAGATGACGACACCCATACTACAACTGGCATCGAGATTTAAAGGACCTACTTGACCATGGCCTATGGGCCTGACAGAGTAAGAATTGAACAGTACCCAGTGTCCAAAAGGTCCTGATTGGAAGAGAAAtagaaggggagggagaagaggctcTAGTCTAAGCAGTCACTTAAAGGAAAGTTAAATGGCAGGAATGCTCtgggtggggaaggcaggagcAGGCAAATCCTGACACTGGTACATATCCTATATTCCTCCAAAAGGTTGTGTGGGAaggtgtgggggggaggggggtggtgtggggggtgtgtgtgcccTTGTAACCGTAAAACATCTTTCTCCATGGGTGTTTCAGCTTCAATTGACCAATCACATAACAGTTCTacgtttggggggaaaaaagaaaagtttataaaaatgtagCCCATTGCATATATGGGTATGAAAGCAGAAAAGCGGAGGAGGCAGGGATATCTCATTGACAAACACCTTTGCCAGTTTCTTTGTATTTGTGATTTTTTGTGCTATTAAATgcagtattaaaaaaagaaaagcctacaTGGGCtagggaaaggagaagaaataaggGGGCTTGTATAAGGGGAGCAATCGCTCCAAAAGTAGAGAAGACAAGAAATGCTGTAAGATAAGCAACCGACGCAGGCCTCAGCTGAGAGTATAGTGTgtgagtgttaaaaaaaaaaaaagctgtgtgaTATACTTGAGCAAATCAATGAACCTCTTTGCGAttgtttcatcatctgtaaaatgcagataattccTACCTTAAAGGTTTTATTGTTAAAGATTAAATGGTATAAAATGTGTCAAAGTATAAAGTAAAAGGCTTGGAACTTTTCAGggactcagtaaacatttgtcgGATCTGAATCTGAAACTTCTTTGGACTGGCCCCAGAATGCATCAAGTGAGGGGCAGTCTCACCTGAGGTTCCTGGACAGAAGGACACACATCGTATCCCATGCagtcacatgcacacacacatactcttaaCAACTCCCTCCCCAACTCCCTCCCTCTACTTGGAGCCCTGAGGCAATGGACTCCACTATTCCCCCTTGTGTACAAGGCATCACAGTTGGTGTCACATgcgggactgggggtggggggaaccacAACTGTCCCCATAAGGTCATTGTTCAGTCCTTTTGGAAGACAGTCATGTTGTTTTCATGACTCAGCAGCCCAGTGATGGAACTCTCATGGCCAGTAGGCTGCCAGGCTTGCACATGAGGGTATTTGGTGGTCTTTGCCTTCTAAAAACATGGGTTTATCGGCTACATTTACCCACAGGCACAGATCAGTAgaaagactgttttccaaagctcaTTGGTCCGTCAGCCCAGGGATATTGATAGAGTGGCTTGTTGGCCCCTTCCCTGATCCTGACAGAGGGCAGAGCAGCCTGCAGAGAGCTAAGCCGAAACAGATGGGATGAGCCCAGGATGGGGTAAGCACTATGAGTCCTCTCCTCAGCATCAGGTACAAAAGTAATTATTACCTAGAAAACCCGAGGGGGGAAATTGTGTACATATCAGATCTATGGGGCTTGGATCCACTGGCTCTGGTAAAAGGCTGGGCTCTCCGTGGCTTCCCAAGTCTACTTTGTGGTCAACtgatttggaaatatatatttatttatgtggctGTGGATAAATCCCCAACTAGCTCACAGGCTTTTTTAGGACAGGAGTTGTGTTTCCTCTTGTACCCTGGGCTGTATCCTCAGTCCCTTAGCACAGTCCCTGTCACATGGTAAGTATTCAAAacactaaatgaatgaatgaatgaattgtgaACCAATACACTTTCCTTTCATAACCAAGATTTCATTAACACCCAGGGCTCACAATCCTtaggagaaaatgtaaaaaggTGTCTTGTAGGATGGGGAAGATCAAGAGATGGGTGCCCTCAAATGGCACTCGGCAACTTCATGCAGGGTGTCTGCCTTTTGGGATGTGTCTGGTAGCCCTACGTGGGAAGACACAGCTACATGTCCTCATTCCTCATCTCTGCTACAGGAAGAGTTCAGGTAGGTCTGTGCCACCAGATCCTGACTGCCTGTGCAGACACTgacctttaaaattttcaaacatttttatttggaaataatttcaaacttacagaaaatttacaaaaaaatagtataaagaGCATCCACATACCCTTTACTCAGATTTAcctactgttaatatttttcctcatttacttTATCATTTGCACATGTG belongs to Eulemur rufifrons isolate Redbay chromosome 30, OSU_ERuf_1, whole genome shotgun sequence and includes:
- the USP27X gene encoding ubiquitin carboxyl-terminal hydrolase 27 → MCKDYVYDKDIEQIAKEEQGEALKLQASTSTELSHQQCSVPGIGEKYPTWETTKPELELLGHNPRRRRITSSFTIGLRGLINLGNTCFMNCIVQALTHTPILRDFFLSDRHRCEMPSPELCLVCEMSSLFRELYSGNPSPHVPYKLLHLVWIHARHLAGYRQQDAHEFLIAALDVLHRHCKGDDVGKAANNPNHCNCIIDQIFTGGLQSDVTCQACHGVSTTIDPCWDISLDLPGSCTSFWPMSPGRESSVNGESHIPGITTLTDCLRRFTRPEHLGSSAKIKCGSCQSYQESTKQLTMNKLPVVACFHFKRFEHSAKQRRKITTYISFPLELDMTPFMASSKESRMNGQLQLPTNSGNNENKYSLFAVVNHQGTLESGHYTSFIRHHKDQWFKCDDAVITKASIKDVLDSEGYLLFYHKQVLEHESEKVKEMNTQAY